In the bacterium genome, AGGAAGTGGTCGTCGGTCAGCCGCGCGTCGCTGATCATGGGACGCCTCAGCGGAAACAGACGCGACCTGGCGAACAGCACGAAGATCGTGCCGAGGCCGCCGAGCAGGACGGCGGTCTCGAAGGTCACGGGGACGAAGGCCGGGGCCGAATTGAGCGGCTTGCCGCCGATGTTCGCCGGCCAGTCGACCGCCGAGGCCCAGACCTGAAACCAGAACATCAACGCCGCACCGGCCATGGCGAAGGCCAGGCAGGCGAAGGGAATGCGCGAGGGCTTGAGCCCCATCGCCCGCTCGAGGCCGTGCACCGGATAGGGCGAGTAGACGTCGATTATCTTGTATCCCCGTTCGCGGCAGGACTGCGTGGCAGCGAGGATCTCCTCTTCCTCCTGGAAGACGGCGTGCAGTCTTCGATTCACGATGTCACTCCCTTCGCCCGGCCATATCCGAGCACGCCCTTGATCTCTCCCATCGCGATCACCGGCAGGAAGCGGCAGAAGAGCAGGAAGAGCGTGAAGAACAGGCCGAAGCTGCCGAGCAAGGTGGCGATCTCGATCTTGGTCGGTACGTAGTAGCTCCAGCTCGAAGGCAGGAAGTCACGGTGGAGCGAGGTGACGATGATC is a window encoding:
- a CDS encoding DUF3341 domain-containing protein translates to MNRRLHAVFQEEEEILAATQSCRERGYKIIDVYSPYPVHGLERAMGLKPSRIPFACLAFAMAGAALMFWFQVWASAVDWPANIGGKPLNSAPAFVPVTFETAVLLGGLGTIFVLFARSRLFPLRRPMISDARLTDDHFL
- the nrfD gene encoding polysulfide reductase NrfD; translated protein: SGNEFEHFAFMNRALGPYWWAYWTMVSCNVLVPQFFWFRKIRENLMVVWILSIFINIGMWFERFVIIVTSLHRDFLPSSWSYYVPTKIEIATLLGSFGLFFTLFLLFCRFLPVIAMGEIKGVLGYGRAKGVTS